A genomic window from Flavobacterium johnsoniae includes:
- a CDS encoding YggS family pyridoxal phosphate-dependent enzyme: MSIASNLNTIKTSLPEHVTLVAVSKTKPVSDLTQAYEAGQRIFGENKIQEMTEKWEQMPKDIQWHMIGHVQSNKVKFMAPYVTLIHGVDSLKLLQEINKQALKNNRIIDCLLQIYIAEEESKFGLDENELNELLTSVEFKELKNIRILGLMGMATFTEDQNQIKKEFTHLKSIFDSIKELKAENCNLSTISMGMSGDYQLAIECGSTMVRIGSSIFGGR; encoded by the coding sequence ATGTCAATAGCATCAAACTTAAATACAATTAAAACTTCATTACCTGAACACGTAACTCTCGTTGCTGTTTCAAAAACAAAACCTGTTTCAGACTTGACGCAGGCTTACGAAGCTGGACAACGCATTTTTGGAGAAAACAAAATTCAGGAAATGACGGAGAAATGGGAACAAATGCCAAAAGACATTCAATGGCATATGATTGGCCACGTTCAATCGAATAAAGTCAAATTTATGGCGCCGTATGTAACTTTAATTCACGGTGTTGACAGTTTGAAATTATTGCAAGAAATCAACAAACAAGCTTTAAAAAACAATAGAATTATAGATTGTCTTCTTCAAATTTATATTGCCGAAGAAGAATCTAAATTTGGTTTAGACGAAAATGAATTAAATGAACTTTTAACTTCTGTAGAGTTCAAAGAGTTGAAAAATATTCGTATATTAGGTTTGATGGGAATGGCGACTTTCACCGAAGACCAAAACCAGATTAAAAAAGAATTTACCCATTTAAAATCCATTTTTGATTCAATAAAAGAATTGAAAGCTGAAAACTGTAATCTAAGCACAATATCGATGGGAATGTCTGGAGATTATCAATTAGCGATAGAATGCGGAAGCACAATGGTTCGCATTGGAAGCAGCATTTTTGGAGGAAGATAA